A region from the Arachis ipaensis cultivar K30076 chromosome B01, Araip1.1, whole genome shotgun sequence genome encodes:
- the LOC107607064 gene encoding uncharacterized protein LOC107607064, with product MEKRIKHQELANKNHEASLRNLERQIGQLSKQTAERPTNTFSSDTIPNPKEECKAIQLSCGRTLENYKDDNKVAIEEKDQEKPKKKEKEPQAPRKEKQVMEEHPQEQRKEVKPYIPPLPYPQRLQRELKDQQFSKFLERSWNEKETVILTQECSAVVQKGLLPKLKDPGSFFLPCTIGNMSIDKALCDLGLSINLMPLSMMRRLSIEEVKPTRMSLQLADRSMVIPNGMVENLLVKVGKFIFPADFVILDLDEEGSDSIILGRPFLATVRAISDVEKGEMILRAHDEQIILNVFKEMQHPTEKKGCMRIEEEDLN from the exons atggaaaaaAGGATAAAGCATCAAGAATTAGCCAACAAGAATCATGAAGCTTCACTGAGAAACCTCGAAAGACAAATTGGACAATTATCCAAGCAGACAGCTGAGAGACCAACCAACACTTTTtcaagtgataccattccaaatcccaaagaagaatgcaaagcaatcCAATTAAGTTGTGGAAGGACATTGGAAAATTACAAGGATGATAATAAAGTGGCAATTGAAGAGAAGGACCAGGAGAAGcccaagaagaaggagaaagagccACAAGCTCCAAGGAAGGAAAAGCAAGTCATGGAAGAGCAtccacaagaacagaggaaggagGTGAAGCCTTACATCCCTCCTCtaccataccctcaaaggttGCAAAGAGAGCTCAAGGACCAACAATTTTCCAAGTTTCTGGAG agaagctggaatgaaAAAGAGACTGTGATCTTGACACAAGAATGTAGTGCTGTAGTTCAAAAAGGTCTCCTACCGAAactcaaagaccctgggagtttctttttgccttgcaccattggcaATATGTCCATTGATAAAGCATTGTGTGATCTAGGATTAAGTATCAATCTGATGCCTTTATCTATGATGAGAAGGTTGTCTATAGAAGAAGTAAAGCCTACACGGATGTCCTTGCAACTTGCTGATAGATCAATGGTAATCCCCAATGGAATGGTTGAGAATCTCTTAGTCAAGGTGGGTAAGTTCATATTTCCAGCGGATTTTGTAATCCTGGATCTAGATGAAGAAGGAAGTGATTCTATCATATTAGGAcggcctttcctagccacagtaagagccATCAGTGATGTGGAGAAAGGAGAAATGATCTTGAGAGCACATGATGAGCAGATCATTCTAAATGTCTTTAAGGAGATGCAGCATCCTACTGAAAAGAAAGGCTGCATGAGAATTGAGGAGGAAGATTTAAACTAG